A stretch of Helicobacter pylori oki112 DNA encodes these proteins:
- the dnaE gene encoding DNA polymerase III subunit alpha, whose translation MKENKAFTHLHLHTEYSLLDGANKIKILAKRVKELGMKSVSVTDHGNMFGAIDFYTSMKKEGIKPIIGMEAYIHNDDNLSSKETKQRFHLCLFAKNQEGYENLMFLSSMAYLEGFYYFPRINKKLLKEHSKGIIASSACLQGEVNYHLNTNNERNRKYGAKGYDEAKRIACEYQEIFEDDFYLEIMRHGILDQRFIDEQVIKMSLETGLKIIATNDTHYTMPNDAKAQEVAMCVAMGKTLNDKGRLKHSVHEFYIKSPEEMAKLFADIPEALENTQEIADKCVLEIDLKDDKKNLPTPPSFKFTKAYAQNEGLNFEDDASYFAHKAREGLKERLILVPKEKHDQYKERLEKEIEVITSMKFPGYMLIVWDFIRYAKEMGIPVGPGRGSAAGSLVAFALKITDIDPLKYDLLFERFLNPERVSMPDIDTDFCQRRRKEIIEYMIEKYGKYNVAQVITFNKMLAKGVIRDVARVLDMPYKEADDFAKLIPNRLGITLKGYEKNGEFIEGAWELEPKIKELVESNELAKQVWEYSLNLENLNRNAGVHAAALVVDSQKELWHKTPLFASEKTGGIVTQYSMKYLEPVDLIKFDFLGLKTLTVIDDALKIIKTQHKISVDFLSLDMDDPKVYKTIQSGDTVGIFQIESGMFQGLNKRLRPSNFEDIIAIIALGRPGPMESGMVDDFVNRKHGVEPIAYAFKELEPILKPTYGTIVYQEQVMQIVQTIGGFSLGEADLIRRAMGKKDAQIMADNKVKFVEGAKNLGHDSQKAANLWDLIVKFAGYGFNKSHSAAYAMITFQTAYLKTYYKHEFMAAMLTSESNKIESVARYIDEVRALEIEVMPPHINSSMQDFSVAEFKNQKGELEKKIVFGLGAIKGVGGEPIKNIIEERAKGDYESLEDFISRVDFSKLTKKSLEPLVKSGSLDNLGYTRKTMLANLDLICDAGRAKDKANEMMQGGNSLFGAMEGGIKEQVILDMVDLGEHDAKTLLECEYETLGIHVSGNPLDEFKEEIKGFKNLVKSIDIEELEIGSQAYLLGKIMEVKKKIGKRSGKPYGTADILDRYGKFELMLFEKQLSTLEELDINKPLVFKCKIEEQEEVARLRLFEILDLESAKEVKIPKARYKDPDKQKEDMREIPPMEILASSSCSLAIVLENDVKKEFLRQIKESALKHQGKRPLYLIIKDKDKQFKIQSDLMVNEKIKDDFKELEWRDLA comes from the coding sequence ATGAAAGAGAATAAAGCTTTCACGCATTTGCACTTGCACACAGAATATTCGCTTTTAGACGGGGCGAACAAGATTAAAATTTTAGCCAAACGCGTTAAAGAATTGGGCATGAAAAGCGTGAGCGTAACTGATCATGGGAACATGTTTGGAGCGATTGATTTTTATACGAGCATGAAAAAAGAAGGCATTAAGCCTATCATCGGCATGGAAGCGTATATCCATAACGATGACAACCTTTCTAGCAAAGAAACCAAGCAACGCTTCCATTTGTGCCTGTTCGCTAAAAACCAAGAGGGCTATGAAAATTTGATGTTCTTAAGCTCTATGGCGTATTTAGAAGGGTTTTATTACTTCCCGCGCATCAATAAAAAGCTTCTAAAAGAGCATTCTAAAGGCATTATCGCTTCTAGCGCGTGCTTGCAAGGGGAAGTCAATTACCATTTAAATACTAATAATGAGAGAAACCGCAAGTATGGGGCTAAAGGCTATGATGAAGCTAAAAGAATTGCTTGCGAATACCAAGAGATTTTTGAAGACGATTTTTATTTAGAAATCATGCGCCATGGTATTTTAGATCAGCGATTCATTGATGAGCAAGTCATTAAAATGTCTTTAGAAACGGGGTTAAAAATCATCGCCACCAACGACACCCACTACACCATGCCTAATGACGCCAAGGCTCAAGAAGTGGCGATGTGCGTAGCGATGGGTAAAACCCTAAACGATAAGGGGCGCTTGAAACACTCCGTGCATGAGTTTTACATCAAGTCCCCTGAAGAAATGGCAAAGCTCTTTGCAGATATTCCAGAAGCTTTAGAAAACACCCAAGAAATCGCTGATAAATGCGTTTTAGAGATTGATTTAAAAGACGATAAAAAGAACCTCCCAACCCCTCCAAGCTTCAAATTCACTAAAGCTTACGCTCAAAATGAGGGGCTGAATTTTGAAGATGACGCTTCTTATTTCGCCCATAAGGCTAGAGAGGGCTTGAAAGAGCGCTTAATTTTAGTGCCTAAAGAAAAGCATGATCAATACAAAGAGCGCTTAGAAAAAGAAATTGAAGTCATTACGAGCATGAAATTCCCAGGGTATATGTTGATTGTGTGGGATTTTATCCGTTACGCTAAAGAAATGGGTATTCCTGTGGGGCCTGGTAGGGGGAGCGCGGCCGGGAGTTTGGTGGCTTTTGCTTTAAAAATCACGGATATTGACCCCTTGAAATACGATTTGCTCTTTGAAAGGTTTTTAAACCCTGAAAGAGTCAGCATGCCTGATATTGATACGGATTTTTGCCAACGCCGGCGTAAGGAAATCATAGAATACATGATTGAAAAATACGGCAAATACAATGTGGCTCAAGTCATCACCTTTAATAAGATGTTGGCTAAAGGCGTGATCAGAGATGTCGCAAGGGTTTTGGACATGCCTTATAAAGAAGCCGATGATTTTGCCAAACTCATTCCTAACCGCTTAGGTATCACGCTTAAGGGCTATGAAAAAAATGGCGAGTTCATAGAGGGGGCGTGGGAATTAGAGCCTAAAATCAAGGAATTAGTAGAGAGTAATGAATTAGCCAAACAAGTGTGGGAGTATTCGCTCAATTTAGAGAATTTAAATCGCAACGCAGGCGTGCATGCCGCAGCCTTAGTGGTGGATAGCCAAAAAGAGTTGTGGCACAAAACCCCTTTATTTGCCTCTGAAAAAACCGGCGGTATCGTTACGCAATATTCCATGAAGTATTTAGAGCCGGTGGATTTGATTAAGTTTGACTTTTTGGGGCTTAAAACCTTGACCGTGATTGATGATGCGCTTAAAATCATTAAAACGCAGCATAAAATTAGCGTGGATTTTTTATCGTTGGATATGGACGATCCGAAAGTGTATAAAACGATCCAAAGCGGGGATACGGTGGGGATATTCCAGATTGAATCTGGGATGTTTCAAGGGCTTAACAAACGCTTAAGGCCTTCAAACTTTGAAGACATTATCGCCATTATCGCGCTAGGCCGACCGGGGCCTATGGAATCAGGCATGGTAGATGATTTTGTGAATAGAAAGCATGGCGTTGAGCCTATCGCTTATGCGTTTAAAGAATTAGAGCCGATTTTAAAGCCCACTTACGGCACGATCGTCTATCAAGAGCAAGTGATGCAAATCGTGCAAACTATCGGCGGTTTTAGTTTGGGTGAAGCGGATCTCATCCGTCGTGCTATGGGGAAAAAAGACGCTCAAATCATGGCGGACAATAAGGTTAAGTTCGTAGAAGGCGCTAAAAATTTAGGGCATGATAGCCAAAAAGCGGCTAATTTGTGGGATTTGATCGTTAAATTTGCCGGCTATGGTTTCAACAAATCGCATTCGGCCGCTTATGCGATGATCACTTTCCAAACGGCGTATTTAAAGACTTATTACAAGCATGAGTTCATGGCAGCGATGCTCACTAGCGAATCCAATAAGATTGAATCCGTGGCGCGCTATATTGATGAGGTCAGGGCTTTAGAAATTGAAGTGATGCCCCCGCACATCAATTCTTCCATGCAAGATTTCAGCGTGGCGGAGTTTAAAAATCAAAAAGGCGAGCTAGAAAAGAAAATTGTGTTTGGTTTAGGAGCGATTAAAGGGGTTGGGGGTGAGCCGATTAAAAACATCATTGAAGAAAGGGCTAAAGGGGATTATGAGAGTTTAGAAGATTTTATTTCACGGGTGGATTTTTCTAAACTCACTAAAAAATCTTTAGAGCCATTAGTGAAATCAGGGAGCTTGGACAATTTAGGCTACACTAGAAAAACCATGCTCGCTAACTTGGATTTGATCTGCGATGCGGGGCGTGCTAAAGACAAGGCTAATGAAATGATGCAAGGGGGTAACTCCCTTTTTGGAGCCATGGAAGGCGGAATTAAAGAGCAGGTTATTTTGGACATGGTTGATTTGGGCGAACATGACGCTAAAACGCTTTTAGAATGCGAATACGAGACTTTGGGCATCCATGTTTCAGGCAACCCTTTAGACGAGTTTAAAGAAGAAATTAAGGGCTTTAAAAATTTAGTCAAAAGCATTGATATTGAAGAATTAGAAATCGGCTCGCAAGCTTATTTGCTGGGTAAAATCATGGAAGTTAAAAAGAAAATTGGCAAACGAAGCGGTAAGCCTTATGGCACAGCGGACATTTTGGATCGATACGGCAAGTTTGAACTCATGCTTTTTGAAAAGCAATTGAGCACTTTAGAAGAGTTGGATATTAATAAGCCTTTAGTGTTTAAATGCAAGATTGAAGAGCAAGAAGAAGTGGCACGATTAAGGCTTTTTGAAATCTTGGATTTAGAGAGTGCCAAAGAGGTTAAAATCCCTAAAGCCCGCTATAAAGACCCTGACAAGCAAAAAGAAGACATGCGTGAAATCCCCCCCATGGAAATACTCGCTTCTAGCTCTTGCTCTTTGGCGATCGTGTTAGAAAATGACGTGAAAAAAGAGTTTTTAAGACAAATCAAAGAGAGCGCTCTAAAACACCAAGGTAAACGCCCCTTGTATTTGATCATCAAAGATAAGGATAAGCAATTCAAAATCCAAAGCGATCTAATGGTAAATGAAAAGATTAAGGACGATTTTAAAGAATTAGAGTGGAGGGATTTAGCTTGA
- a CDS encoding cytochrome-c peroxidase, with protein MKKSVLLGVCLAFSCTHALSDMDLIKKARESQLEPMPMGKALKEYQIKKTRDVGIGTKNSEIMTSAQVELGKMLYFDPRISTSYLVSCNTCHNLGLGGVDLVPSAIGSQWKKNPHLLSSPTVYNSVFNDVQFWDGRVTHLNEQAQGPIQSSFEMGADPKVVVEKINSMPGYVKLFRKAYGSKVKIDFKLIADSIAMFEATLITPSRYDDFLRGNPKALSKAEKEGLNLFISKGCVACHNGINLGGTMQPFGVVKPYKFANVGDFKGDKNGLVKVPTLRNITETMPYFHNGQFWDVKDAIKEMGSIQLGIEISDEEAKKIEIFFEALKGKKPKILYPELPVMTDKTPKPSF; from the coding sequence ATGAAAAAATCCGTTTTATTGGGCGTTTGCTTGGCTTTTTCTTGCACTCATGCTTTAAGCGATATGGATTTGATCAAAAAAGCGAGGGAAAGCCAATTAGAGCCTATGCCTATGGGCAAAGCGCTCAAAGAATACCAGATCAAAAAAACCAGAGATGTGGGTATTGGCACCAAAAACAGCGAGATCATGACCTCCGCTCAAGTGGAATTAGGCAAAATGCTCTATTTTGACCCTAGGATTTCCACTTCCTATCTCGTGTCTTGCAACACATGCCATAATCTAGGCTTAGGCGGGGTGGATTTAGTCCCAAGCGCCATAGGTTCTCAATGGAAGAAAAATCCCCACCTTTTAAGCTCCCCAACGGTGTATAACTCTGTGTTTAACGATGTGCAGTTTTGGGATGGCAGGGTTACGCATTTAAACGAACAAGCGCAAGGGCCCATCCAGTCTTCTTTTGAAATGGGGGCCGATCCTAAAGTGGTGGTAGAAAAAATCAATTCCATGCCAGGCTATGTCAAACTCTTTAGAAAAGCTTATGGCTCTAAAGTCAAAATTGATTTTAAACTGATCGCCGATAGTATCGCCATGTTTGAAGCCACGCTCATCACCCCAAGCCGTTATGATGATTTTTTAAGGGGCAATCCTAAAGCGCTCAGCAAAGCCGAAAAAGAAGGGCTGAATTTATTCATTTCTAAAGGCTGTGTGGCTTGCCATAACGGCATTAATCTTGGGGGAACGATGCAGCCTTTTGGGGTGGTCAAACCTTATAAATTCGCTAATGTGGGCGATTTCAAAGGCGATAAAAACGGGCTTGTGAAAGTGCCTACTTTAAGGAATATCACCGAAACGATGCCCTATTTCCATAACGGGCAATTTTGGGATGTCAAGGATGCGATCAAAGAAATGGGCTCTATCCAGTTAGGCATTGAAATCAGCGATGAAGAAGCGAAAAAAATTGAAATTTTCTTTGAAGCCTTAAAGGGTAAAAAACCTAAAATACTCTATCCAGAACTCCCTGTAATGACAGACAAAACCCCTAAACCCTCTTTTTGA